A genomic region of Chaetodon auriga isolate fChaAug3 chromosome 11, fChaAug3.hap1, whole genome shotgun sequence contains the following coding sequences:
- the LOC143328372 gene encoding arginine vasopressin-induced protein 1-like produces the protein MPPFPVFLRMDTGRGHPPSSVVAGPSSLWRLAERRSRKAGSGNIFSDVNLWQLQKLFRAAGDQDAEQRAQLVWGHGDEAELAQALIGLRARGHRRGLKTKGRDALGSHWLRAFNHLRIGESSPGSPGKDPTEESDSEARAHSSPEPHRHTSVGTTGRDTEATVGLTESQSPAGISERPVRTSSGLRRGGESNPERYLHRILH, from the exons ATGCCACCTTTTCCCGTCTTTCTCCGGATGGACACCGGACGCGGCCACCCTCCTTCCTCCGTGGTGGCGGGCCCGTCCTCGCTGTGGCGGCTGGccgagaggaggagcaggaaggccGGCTCGGGGAACATTTTCAGCGATGTGAATCTGTGGCAGCTCCAGAAACTGTTCAGGGCGGCTGGGGACCAGGATGCGGAGCAGAGGGCCCAGCTGGTTTGGGGCCACGGGGATGAGGCTGAACTGGCTCAGGCATTGATAGGACTGAGGGCCCGAGGTCACAGGAGAGGGCTGAAGACTAAGGGGAGGGATGCACTGGGCTCACACTGGTTACGAGCCTTCAATCACCTCAG GATTGGGGAGAGCTCGCCTGGAAGCCCGGGGAAGGACCCCACAGAGGAGAGTGACTCTGAGGCAAGAGCACACAGCAGTCCAGAGCCACACCGACACACCTCCGTGGGGACAACAGGAAGAGATACAGAGGCCACAGTGGGACTAACTGAGAGCCAGAGCCCTGCAGGGATTTCTGAGAGACCAGTTAGAACCAGCTCgggactgaggagaggaggagagagcaacCCAGAGCGATACCTCCACAGAATACTCCACTGA
- the marveld1 gene encoding MARVEL domain-containing protein 1: MPPQPPQPQVRENILKFLNSFLGIIRILQIVFGAGLWVTIAANKYEGSIHFVLFVAVLFWLLTLALFFLTLLDKQDLVPLLGGDRWLSTNLAHDVAAAVLYLPAIGVMIYKTDRNSYCNLEQYKHLCLYKVYLTAAVFACLCCLVYLLSVIYGACRKCRGEQTVI; the protein is encoded by the coding sequence atgccACCCCAACCTCCCCAGCCGCAGGTGAGGGAGAATATCCTGAAGTTCCTCAACAGTTTTTTGGGAATCATCCGGATCCTGCAGATTGTGTTCGGGGCCGGGCTGTGGGTGACCATCGCCGCCAACAAATACGAGGGCTCCATTCACTTCGTCCTGTTCGTCGCGGTCCTCTTCTGGCTCCTCACCCTtgccctcttcttcctcaccctcctgGATAAGCAGGACCTCGTCCCGCTGCTGGGAGGGGACCGCTGGTTGTCCACCAACCTGGCGCACGACGTGGCCGCCGCCGTGCTCTACCTGCCGGCCATAGGTGTCATGATCTACAAGACGGATCGCAACTCGTACTGCAACCTGGAGCAGTACAAGCACCTCTGTCTGTACAAGGTCTACCTGACGGCCGCCGTGTTCGCCTGCCTGTGCTGCCTGGTTTACCTCCTGTCGGTTATTTATGGGGCGTGCAGGAAGTGTCGGGGAGAACAAACGGTCATCTGA